A genomic stretch from Erigeron canadensis isolate Cc75 chromosome 9, C_canadensis_v1, whole genome shotgun sequence includes:
- the LOC122582656 gene encoding uncharacterized protein LOC122582656 encodes MNLEQLSTQIFILTLFTSSFLVKFCVTYSQETTPTIYEILKSNGLPMGLFPKGVTNFSVDDSGRFEVFLDHACNAKFEDEIHYDRNVSGNLTFGQIGQLSGISAKDLFLWFAVKEIWVDVPSSGLIYFDVGVVSKQFSLSSFETPRDCLASPVSKIVSRKLKRDESYHQEPGKAVL; translated from the exons ATGAATCTTGAACAACTTTCAACACAAATCTTTATTCTTACACTTTTTACTTCCTCATTTTTAGTCAAATTTTGTGTTACATATTCTCAAGAAACAACACCAACAATATATGAAATACTAAAGTCAAATGGATTGCCTATGGGCTTGTTTCCAAAAGGTGTGACAAATTTCAGTGTTGATGATTCAGGCAGGTTTGAAGTTTTCTTGGATCATGCTTGTAATGCcaaatttgaagatgaaataCACTATGATAGAAATGTTTCTGGGAATTTGACTTTTGGTCAAATTGGTCAACTCTCTGGTATTTCTGCTAAAGATTTGTTTTTGTGGTTTGCTGTTAAAGAAATTTGGGTTGATGTACCAAGTTCTGGTTTGATTTATTTTGATGTTGGTGTTgtttcaaaacaattttctttatcATCTTTTGAAACCCCAAGAGATTGTTTGGCTTCCCCTGTATCTAAG ATCGTATCAAGGAAACTTAAGCGCGATGAATCCTATCATCAAGAACCAGGGAAGGCAGTTTTGTAA